The genomic DNA gaaaattaataggTAGAATTTCTTATTTCCGGTTGGAAGCAATACATCATGTACCATTTCCGTTTTATTGATTAGAATAATTGATATTGCCCGGATGTGTATGATTCTGTTcattttttgaattgttattaaGTTAGCAAAGTTCTCCCCGAAACtgttttaacaatgacaataatTCATacgcaaatattaaaaaaatataaccccaaaaaagttaaatcacagtTTTTGTATGTCGGCTATTTTATCCATTTTATTCAAACCAATTCAATAAACACATTTCTTACACACACATCCATCCCCTCTCCTTATTCAATGgcttataaactttttttattatcgaCTCAATGTGTAATAATCTAAATGATAGAAGCGTTGAAGTTTTATTACCCTTATCCTTGACCATTTTTCGAAAGACGAAATAAAAAACATGAGAGTTTGAAAACTTCTTTTGAACTATGCGAATAAACATCCCTTTTAATATAAATGCCTGCTACAAACCACAGGAGAAACTTAGTTGTCCCTTTAAAAATTCTGATTTCTTAATTTTCTGCTGTACTTTTTATTTGAGTTTAGTTTCATGCcatcaaataaaggcaacagtagtattccCTAAGATAGAGAGCATCACACCAACAATATGTGGAAAACAACAGAACAAGGAAAAACGGAACTGTATCAAAATCGAAAGCCAACATAAATAGAAACGGACTCTCAAATATCGTAGCTGAATATGTACTGTCTTATtgcaataaatcaaacttaaaGCGGCATGATATACCAATGggaaaatcatatattttatgtcaaTATTCCTTTCCCAAATAAATTTGAGAACGCTCCTCAATATTAAGAAAGACGAAACTGTGGTGTTACTATCAATGTAAACAATGCATGTTATATAATACAAATCTATAATCATTTTCTTATCTCATTCATATGCCTAAAAAGCTCAACGAATGACTTGCTTAAAGCGttctgaataaataaataaataggcAGTCACGTCTTAAATTATATTCCGTTTGTAATGTCAGAGGTGttccataatattttttttctttataagacgattatttatcttacctcctatacatttctaggaatatgattggttaaaagcgacctcgtggagactgtgtatattcaatattaggttagtagggaggcggggcttatttcaatacacggttagtagtaaATTTGCGACTTAGGCACTGTTTGATGATTTATTGATgcagatgtggtgtgagtgccaatgagacaactatccacctaAAATTACTAAATGTAAAACCTTCAAACggggaaaccaacggtcttatctatataaaagacgagaaacgagaaacacgtataaattacataaacaaacgacaactactgcagggtttcccctgggtcaattattttttcgccaactctttcgccaaaacaatatatttttcgccactttattattgtttttgccaagtaacacaaatatattttcttttaaaattttcctttttttccagcCCCCTCCctaaataaaaagtgttttttacaaaaaatcgaTCCATCTTATCACTTGGAATTTATCCCTCGTGTAATGTGTAGTTATTACACTGAAGGGTAACTCTCATGCCAAACTTTggaatagatttcttcataacgacagttgtcttttctagaccatcgtaaataagtaaaattatatgcttgaaacacgtgtgtcactGAAAAGACTTTGAAGTACCCACTCAAATCCatgatctatatgaaagttaaatgataaagttttaaatcagagacctttcttggttttgaacatttttcgtcataacaacaaatttcttttctggactatcattaaaagaaggagACGAAGCGAAAAAAaattgcttcaaacacgtgcgtcgcaaagtggttaataaattcattttgtGACATGggacagaagccatttaaccatatcattttgtcatatcatacaatcaacaattttattaattagtcctttgatgtcgatagctatgaatgcaatcagctgataattgattttctgtcaaagtcttaacgagttcaaggtgaattccgactattgtctgatcggtaaagtcagagaaacccgaaaaatggaaataaacaagatggctgaaaataaatcgttagaAATATTTCTTTCGacaaattctttcgccaatgacgaattttaatcgccacaattattattttttcgcaaattacgaaaatggcgaccgccagcggaaaccctgctactgtacatcagattcctgactcaGGACAGGTACAAACATTTGGAGCGGGATTCAACGTTTTAATGGTatcaaaccttctccctttttctgaaacaatagcataacatcacaacatagaaaaccacacgataaaatatcaattggatgGCTTGACTCaataaaaaacgtaaattaacacactatgaacgaaaACAATTGATCTGCGATacctgaatgcaaatgcacagttaataaaatattagggacaaacatataatcACTTATATAAGTCAttgttcggccttcaacaatgaagaTTATGCAGACAATATAGTTGGTTATAAAAGGTCCTAACGCGAATAATGTGCAAccttttaaacaagaaaaagcATGGCCTGATTCATAACAATCTCATAAAAGTAAGGCATTGTTACTTGCTTGTAAATGTTAAACGAAAACTTAGCAGAAATCGATATATTgattaaatattacatttcattattttagtATTCTGGTTGATTTATTTAGTTGGCtataatttaaacttttgtcCTTTTACTAACTATAACCTAACTTTATGAACTgtgtaataattattttatatctttacGTGCTTGATATTCAACTGCTAATTACTATTGatagaagttttatatttcaaaggAAACCAATTATTCAAGTGcctttatcaaaaatttaggtcgttataaaagaaaatggagtatgatataaattattcataaataaagacgacagtagtataccataaatacttcttttcaaaagtCTTTAATCGgatgagagaaaacaaatccaggttacaaactaaaatcgaGGGAATATaagcatgaacaaaacaaaaatatgtttcattcACTTATGAAGACTAATTTGTGATAAATGTATACAACAAATCCATTGAAACTCAGCAAACTGATACACACAAAGGCTGGAAATTCAAACGTAGAAAACAAATACCACTCAAAGTGAAACCCTTCacatgtacctgtcccaagtcaggaacctcgtCTTTTGCTAATTAAGAATATGGTGTTTACATGGTAGATTTGTGAGGGTTTCTGTTAAGTTTCTTCGCAACTTGTACAGACTCCGTGTGATTAAAAGCTTGGCATATTATGCAGATACCTGTCGTTGTTGAGGACTGTATGCTGCCCTGTGTTTTGTTAAACTTGTGTTGTAGTTAACGTAAACGTAATCGAGATTAAAATAGTGaattattctcttttttttattattctttttggcTGTACTGCGCTTCAATTGTTCATATAGAATATCCCCATTCGTTGTAAAACAGTTGGGCTTTTGCTTGTCGAAGCTGTTATGGTTACTCACGTGTTAACCTCAAATCTCAATCAGCTCCTGCTTTTAATAAAAACACTATTTAGTGTTAAACAAACAGATGAtaaggaaataaaacaaattcatttaaataaagtgCAATCTTCTCGTGAAAAAGATACAATGATGGTTTATCTTTGTTTCTTATCTTCAGAGTCATGTTGAGAAAATGcttatcatatttttgaaaaatcccaaatttatttataatctataaaatataaatctatcGCACGTGCAAATTGTGTctgtaagtacatgtatattattaagtttgattattttatatgtaactCGTTATTCTTCAATATTGTCCAATTTTACTAAGATACTGGTACATGTATGCATGTATGTTTTTGCATTTCCAATTAATCAAATGGTACAATTTAACAACACTTCGCCATAAAAACCTCCTCTTGGTACTGATAACACAGACAtaacataatgtttatgttaACACATAGTTAAGTTATTGGTGTTACAATTAAGTTAAAACTACAAAAACGCAGGGAATTTACTGTAGCAAATTGTTGTGAATACgatatcttgaaaaaaatgaagTCTATTACATTAATGAAATTGTTATCTCATGTGTTGTGTAATACATCTTCTAGAAATTATTAGTTTTTCTTGCAATCCAATAAACCATCTTCGACCATTGATCCAATGTACATACCATACACGTCACCGTCCAAGCAACCTTGCTGCTACAAAGTGGACATTGCGGTTGTGTACAcacataaggccgttagttataccatatttacttttttatacataGCCTGTCATATATGTTACCGTTCTGAAAACCTTCCAGTCAGAACTATACAATCAACTAACAACTTACCTGCTACAAACTGTACATATTTTGCCATAACTGTAACAGTCCTAACAGCTTACCTGCTACAAACTGTACATATCCTGCCATAACGGTAACAGTCCTAACAGCTTACCTGCTACAAACTGTACATATCCTGCCATAACTGTTACAGTCCTAACAGCTTACCTGCTACAAACTGTACATATCCTGCCATAACTGTAACAGTCCTAACAGCTTACCTGCTACAAACTGTACATATCCTGCCATAACTGTAACAGTCCTAACAACTTACCTGCTACAAACTGTACATATCCTGCCATAACTGTAACAGTCCTAACAACTTACCTGCTATAAACTGTACATAACCTGCTATAACTGTAACAGTCCTAACAACTTACCTGCTACAAACTGTACATATCCTGCCATAACTGTAACAGTCCTAACAACTTACCTGCTATAAACTGTACATAACCTGCTATAACTGTAACAGTCCTAACAGCTTACCTGCTACAAACTGTACATATCCTGCCATAACTGTAACAGTCCTAACAACTTACCTGCTATAAACTCTACATATCCTGCCATAACTGTAACAGTCCTAACAACTTACCTGCTACAAACTGTACATATCCTGCCATAACTGTAATACTCCTAACAACTTACCTGCTACAAACTTTACATATCCTGACATAACTGTAACAGTCCTAACAGCTTACCTGCTACAAACTGTACATATCCTGCCATAACTGTAACAGTCCTAACAGCTTACCTGCTACAAACTGTACATATCCTGCCATAACTGTAATACTCCTAACAACTTACTTGCTACAAACTGTACATATCCTGCCATAACTGTAACAGTCCTAACAACTTACCTGCTACAAACTGTACATATCCTGCCATAACGGTAACAGTCCTAACAACATCACATGGAATGCACGATGTACAAACAGCTAGGAATGCTCCGCATGAAAGAAGTACACATCCTGCCCCATATAAAACACACGCCGCCTGCCATGCTCCAGACGGCAAGTTTCCCAAATTGAAATATCCACCATAAAACTCACATTCCTGTTTTAAACTTCCTCCGAGAAATACTGTTCTTGATAAACACAAACTTATCATTCCAAACGTATCCAACAGATTGGAACCAACAAGCCACACAGGCTGAACGAATGCATACGTAGTTAAACCGGAAACCAGAACCGACAGAAAAGCCCATATTATTAGAACGGGTGATATCATATCCTTAGTAAGATCATCGTTGGCTTGTTATGTCATCGAACAATTATTCCATAGTCTAGAAAGTAAATTGAACAATTAATACATcacttataaagtatataagtaATTATCAAATTGCATATAAAGTCTATTTGAAATGCAGTTTTCTGAATAACGTATCAAATGTTGTATACAATCTAAGAATGTTTATATGTCATATGTGTACAATAAAAACGCACTTGTccaattattttacattataacagtagttttcaaattttcattcgTTTTAACAGGAAGTTATTGCAGTTTTACTTCTTGTGAATTCCAAAGCTTagagttgttttattgtccTACGCCATTGTTGAATTGATCAAACAAggtataaaaacaaagcaaagtGTCGATTCCCCAATCATACCACGTGACGATTCCCCAATCATACCACGTGGTGATTCCCCAATCATTCCACGTGACATTTCCCCAATAATCATACAGATCGATATAATTGTTGCATTTTTCTCAGTAATCCCGAGCCTAGCTGTTGATTTACATTAAATTTAGTCTGTATTCGATTATCAACGAGGAATATATGATAGCATTAATGGAATCTAAAGTGAAGATTACTATTTCAGGCtcatgttttctattttaaatacaGAGACATTGTATAAAGTACGGATTATTAAagaatgataaatgttttacttttgcATAAGAATGTGATTATTTTGTTTGGTAATTCAGCAATCTGATTGACAGATTGAGTAATAATGGAGATAGATGGCTTGCTATGCTTTAAAAgactattattatatataaatgatcaaCGCAAGACaatttacatatattaaaacttttaagtAGGAAAGGGCGTTTTCATAATGTACTATATACTGAAGGTATGTAATCAAAATCGAACGAATGGCTGCAACTTTTATTTCCGTTGCACATTTCACTGcaaatataaaacatacttaATTTTTAAACCATCCTCAGAGGCAGAATTTTTCTCGCTGTGTCGAAGACCTTTTGATAGCCCTCGGCtcgttttattttattctttaatcgggttgctgtctctatgacacattcctagtttccattctctattttattttatatacaaatatttttttcaattttaaacagatttaaaaaattagAGATAAGAGGCTGTTCAGTGCTGCTTCATGAATTtcagaaaatgatttaaaaaaaaaccttataggaattaaatgcatttataaGTAACCCTACcactttcaaaaacattttagtATGATGACATTAATTTCATATATAGCTGTgtatcttatttttgagtctagTATCTTTATTATCAACATTTATTTATCTGtacaataattacattaaataaGAAACAAGTTTGTAAAAAATCTTCTGGTGAGTTCTGTATCTAGTGAACGCACGATCTGGGGTTGATGTCATACAATTTTGCTctgtgctcggagcacaaaaatcatacTCGAAACATGAAACCCAGTATTTGGATTGGTCGATATTGAAGTATGCGTACAAAAAACTCGAGagttataaaactttactcagttCGTGGAGTATAAAGAACTCGAAACTCTTATCCATAATGTGATTGGTTGAATTCCGTAAGTCTAAGTAAAATAATGTGTATAAATGCAAGGCCTCGGTTGTCTTCAAATCTTGTTGAAGTTTTGATCTAATTCGTTAAAGTAGGATGTGGATTCAAACCGCGGCTGGATAAAACCCAAActttataacttgtatttgcTGGTTTTCCACTAAGTACGCGGTATCGAGAAATAAGTGGAAAGGCTCGGAGTCAAAATATTGTTTCCAGGtatattataagttatctaCGGATATGAAGGTAGATAACGAATTTATTCTCGGTCTTAATCTAAATCCGGAAATGTTTAGAGAAATTCGACCACAAAATTTAACGTGAAAgtaacaatttttcattttttcaatatcttttattgaaatttgggattttgacatatttttagcGGGGTGTAGGGTACTTAGGTAGAACCCTATGGGTAGACAAATATAAGACGTTTATAATCTAAAGACAGAGAAAGTGAAATTGGTCAAGTTGTGAGAGTAACATCATAGACGGTGTGACATCAACGGGTGTCATATGCACAGCTAGGTCAGTAGTCCCATTCATTGACAATATGGAAGAATAGTGATGCATTTACTAAAATGAGTGCCAATAATCGATATAATAAGATAAAATCGTTAGTGTATTAATTATCTAGTTATACAGACAACATGGATAATCTACAGAATTCGATATTTCATAAGGAACAACCATGGAACTAAGGAAAACACGCATGAATTTCCCGCGATGCAATGGGTAGCAACGTCCGGGGTTATGGGTTAGCAACACTCATGGGCTATTGGTTTTGTAACGACGtgcgttaaccaatcaaaatcataGAAATATACTAAGCCGGGGATAATGATATTTCTGCTGTCACCTTATGAGCTAAAGCACACTAAAAAGATTACTCAGAGTGTTGGTCTGTTAATGAGCAAAGCAgctttaattatatataagaagatgtggtattggTGCCAttaagacaactttccatcccaGTCACAagttgtaaaaataatgttcatATAGCATAAACACATTTCTCGACCTGGATATGCATTTGATATGCCGCTGGACACAAACTTCACAGCCATCCATAATTATCATTTAAGTGAAAGCCTTTAATTGGCAATGACATACTAGTCATCGTTGGCGTTTTCTACAATTCTaagattttatttgatattacagGCTTTTTTTACTACAATTTGATTTGACTCTAGGACTTTTTACATTAAAGTCTTTTTATTATGTGTAATTTGGTTTAAATTGCTAGTCCTTCACATACGGTATAGCAAATTAGAGTTGGTTTGCACATAACTGTGCTAAGTAAATTGACTTTGATAATTTCCAGCTATATTAAGCAGGATAATTATACGTCCCTCGGAGGATACAATAACTACCTATAAACAGTAATTGCATTTACATGAATAACAGTAAAACAGTCAACAAGTTTCCCAGAGGTCGTCTATCTTCAAGTGATTCTTTATCAGTATTGATTGGCGCATTGATAACGTTTGTTGTTGGCATCTTTAGAGGTAATTTGATTTGTCTAGAGATCTGTAAATCTACAATCATAGTAAGTcaactatatacatatatacgtGTCTGTAAGAAACTCTGTCATTATTCGATCTCCTCATAAGAAATTTTTGTCCATAGAAACTACGTTATTATTTGGTTTTCGCATAAAGATTTTTTGTCGGTGGAAACTTCATTgttattttggttttttaatTAGACTCGACTATATTCTTATGTAGTTAAAAATGTTCCATCCAATAAATTGTTTTAAGTGaaactgaataaaatgcattttgaaCAATGTATATCTTAGACGTAAAAGAAATGGTCTTCTCTGTAAAAGACGAATTAGTATTTACAGGATAATATCACAAATGGTAAACTTTCAGTCCCATCTCTAGCCGCTAATTCGTTTTTGTTTCATCGATTCATTATATTTCACCAAAACGTTCATTGTACGAATtgtgttataaaataaaattacatttgtttCACAGTAAAGTGGAACAAAAGACTTTTGACTTTTGACtttagttgtattttattttgatgctCTTAACCACTGGTAGGGGAAACATTATGAATCAGCTTTTTAGTTGTCGACTACTTAAGTAATTTATTGATAGAGATTGAAAGGTTGGTTGCctcaataatttatttaacaCCTCCATATGATACTGTGTTCATAATTAAGCAAGAGCCCTGTTGTGTGTTGTCTATGGCAACCTATATCCTGGTAGGCTCTTTTAAATTAACGAATAAAGCCGAAAATAAAGGTCATTATAAAAATGCTTTGAAAGTaagataaaatatgatttttttttctacaagaGTTGACAATGGCATAGAAACTTCCTTCGACTTCTATATTCCTGTAATGAAACCATATCTAGAATGCGCGTTCTTGATGTTGTCCTTGGTGTATAGATAGACAGCCACGTCAAGTCAGAATGGGAACGTTACATGTTACGCTCACTGGACGTTCAATAGTTACGCTTGCAACGACTCTTTCGGGGTGCGTACAACACAACACTGCGCCAAATCATAAAACAGTTTTAACATCATTTAATGTAAATACGTCTCAATGATTGCCTGTGATTTCGATTGTGGAATAGTCAATCTAAACAGTGACGGTCAATGTATTATACTTCCTGTTGATATAAGCATTTAATGACAGAACCGATCATTACAATATTCCTCTACTTATTAAAACGTCAATTATATGACCGCAAATTGCATGggtaaaaaataagaataatcaGCCCGGAAATAGGAGTACTTACCGTTATAGTTTTccaattattttattatccAGAAAAGACGAGTGCTGAATACGTAAACGGAAAATTATGCAGTAACCGTTGTATGATATTggaatatattatttatactgTATACTACacatcaggtttaaaaaaaactgtaaccATTGCTCTTTATCTGAAAATTGTCTTATATTCTATGGAgtaaacttttaatatttctggAGGGAGTGGGGATACAGCCAAAAGACAAATTATGGTAGCAAATCATACTGTATATGTTTAACTCCCTCAAGAGGAGTATTTCGTGATTTGTCAATTGAATGTGAAGATCTTGGAAAAGTTCAAATTCTATTTCCTAACactttagaattttttttattttcctgtgAAATAAAGCAAAAGAAATGTCCTTAGCACTCAACTGTAGAATACTATAATTGCTTTCTATAATTAGCaacatttactttttatagtaTTCGTGTAAATATTTCAGACTTT from Mytilus trossulus isolate FHL-02 chromosome 8, PNRI_Mtr1.1.1.hap1, whole genome shotgun sequence includes the following:
- the LOC134681568 gene encoding LHFPL tetraspan subfamily member 2a protein-like gives rise to the protein MISPVLIIWAFLSVLVSGLTTYAFVQPVWLVGSNLLDTFGMISLCLSRTVFLGGSLKQECEFYGGYFNLGNLPSGAWQAACVLYGAGCVLLSCGAFLAVCTSCIPCDVVRTVTVMAGYVQFVAVLVMIAGLFIYPLGFGSSFIRQYCGSKSVMYQAYDCSIGWSFVLAVTGTCLAMFCPVLSRFTDMKGRDILP